The following coding sequences lie in one uncultured Bacteroides sp. genomic window:
- a CDS encoding peptidoglycan DD-metalloendopeptidase family protein: MKRFLFLLISILIATGFSAQTNRKIKELQNKRGILQKEISKKESILKSTKKDVGSQLRGLNTLTGQIEERKKYIVVIGNDVQTIDQEVTSLSQQLRILELDLLDKKKKYESSVKYLYKNKSVEEKLMFIFSAKSLSQTYRRLRYVKEYATYQRIQGEAILKRQAQIGRKKNEMEEVKTAKESLLSEREKEKEKLELQEQEKKMLVSGLQKKQKGLQSEIAKHRREANQLNAQIDRLINIEIEKVRKRAAEKARREAAAAEASCRKAEAAETARRKAEAEEAARRKAAAAERTNKTEKSDRTAKAEKTERVEKVEKTERTEVKKKTRTAPEPVYSMDSSDRQLSGNFERNRGSLPSPITGPHIVVSHYGEYAVEGMKNVKLDNKGIDIQGQPGAQARAIFDGEVAVVFQVNGLVNIIIRHGSYISVYCNLSSASVSKGQKVSTRQSIGRVYSDPSDGNRTILHFQLRKETSKLNPEAWIGR; this comes from the coding sequence ATGAAACGTTTCTTGTTTTTATTGATTAGCATCCTGATAGCAACGGGTTTTTCTGCCCAGACAAACAGAAAGATCAAGGAACTTCAGAACAAACGCGGTATTCTCCAGAAAGAAATATCTAAAAAAGAGTCTATTCTTAAATCTACAAAGAAAGATGTGGGCAGCCAGCTAAGAGGTTTGAATACCCTTACCGGGCAGATAGAAGAAAGAAAAAAATACATAGTAGTGATTGGAAACGATGTGCAGACTATTGATCAGGAGGTGACATCCCTTTCCCAGCAATTACGCATTCTTGAGCTTGATTTGCTCGATAAAAAGAAGAAATATGAGTCTTCCGTAAAGTATTTATATAAAAATAAATCCGTTGAAGAGAAGCTGATGTTTATTTTTTCTGCAAAATCTTTGAGCCAGACCTACCGCCGTCTTCGTTACGTAAAAGAGTATGCTACTTATCAACGCATACAGGGGGAGGCGATTCTTAAAAGACAGGCGCAGATAGGACGGAAGAAGAATGAGATGGAAGAGGTAAAAACAGCCAAAGAAAGCTTGCTTTCTGAGCGTGAAAAAGAAAAAGAGAAACTTGAATTGCAGGAGCAGGAAAAGAAAATGCTGGTTTCCGGTTTGCAGAAAAAGCAAAAAGGATTGCAGTCAGAGATTGCAAAGCATCGACGGGAAGCCAATCAATTAAATGCGCAAATTGATCGTTTAATCAATATTGAAATAGAAAAAGTACGTAAACGTGCTGCTGAAAAGGCACGCCGGGAAGCAGCGGCAGCTGAAGCATCCTGCCGTAAGGCCGAAGCAGCTGAAACAGCTCGCCGAAAGGCAGAAGCTGAAGAGGCTGCTCGTCGTAAAGCTGCAGCAGCAGAGAGAACGAATAAAACTGAAAAGAGTGATCGGACTGCGAAGGCTGAAAAAACTGAAAGAGTAGAAAAAGTAGAAAAAACTGAAAGGACAGAGGTTAAGAAGAAAACCAGAACAGCTCCCGAACCGGTTTATTCAATGGATTCTTCTGACAGACAACTTTCCGGTAACTTTGAAAGGAACAGAGGGTCGCTTCCGTCGCCAATTACCGGTCCGCATATTGTGGTCAGTCATTATGGTGAATATGCGGTAGAAGGAATGAAAAACGTTAAATTGGATAACAAAGGAATCGATATTCAAGGACAACCCGGAGCACAGGCACGGGCTATCTTCGATGGAGAAGTGGCTGTTGTCTTTCAGGTAAATGGATTGGTGAATATAATCATTCGCCACGGAAGTTATATCTCTGTATATTGCAACCTTTCATCTGCCTCAGTGAGTAAAGGTCAGAAGGTTAGCACCCGACAATCTATCGGAAGAGTATATTCTGATCCTTCGGATGGCAACCGCACTATACTGCATTTCCAATTGCGTAAAGAGACATCAAAACTGAATCCGGAAGCATGGATTGGCAGATAA
- a CDS encoding glycosyltransferase family 2 protein has protein sequence MDISVCIPVYNVEHYLKRCLDSLFSQEFEGTFEVICVDDASTDNSLSILKEYQLKEPRLNVLQLIEKKKISVARSTAICAASGNYIMQVDSDDWLLPGTFNSLYQKSIEINADVIVYDYVVDHDFEKQIIHNHFDKEGFVTEDKSCVQEIFSGTSVCKMVKRSLLSDLLFYNFDISWGDDFLFNTEILLKAETIYLFPRAFYVYCTNRDSISFSIKKNKNEMLEDRITSIEATNLILSKFPASDKLKQSLLNYHIYKFLIFLFRTDSSDCERKELLKRLTDSMRELPLMTEAKYRRLCLSAKYPLYALIYMALGFDFKLSLSVYYEKYLRR, from the coding sequence ATGGATATTTCAGTATGTATACCGGTTTACAATGTTGAGCATTACTTGAAAAGGTGCTTGGACTCTTTGTTTTCTCAGGAGTTTGAAGGAACTTTTGAAGTGATTTGTGTTGATGATGCATCCACAGACAACAGTTTGTCTATCTTAAAGGAGTATCAATTGAAGGAACCACGACTTAACGTTTTGCAATTGATTGAAAAGAAGAAAATATCAGTTGCCCGTTCTACGGCTATTTGTGCTGCTTCGGGCAACTATATCATGCAAGTCGACTCTGATGACTGGCTGCTTCCGGGAACATTTAATTCCCTTTATCAGAAATCCATTGAAATAAATGCAGATGTGATTGTCTATGATTATGTGGTGGACCATGATTTTGAGAAACAGATTATTCATAATCATTTCGACAAAGAAGGATTTGTAACAGAAGACAAGAGCTGCGTTCAGGAAATATTTAGCGGAACATCTGTGTGTAAAATGGTGAAACGCAGTTTGCTGTCTGATTTATTATTTTATAACTTTGATATAAGCTGGGGAGACGACTTTCTTTTCAATACTGAAATACTATTGAAAGCAGAAACAATTTATTTATTTCCCAGAGCTTTTTATGTTTACTGCACCAACCGTGATTCTATTTCTTTTAGCATAAAGAAGAATAAAAATGAAATGCTGGAAGACCGGATTACTTCTATAGAAGCTACAAACCTTATTCTCAGTAAATTCCCGGCCTCAGATAAACTTAAACAGTCCTTATTGAATTATCATATATACAAGTTCCTTATATTTCTGTTCAGAACAGATAGCAGTGATTGTGAGAGGAAAGAGCTGCTTAAAAGATTGACAGATAGCATGAGAGAACTTCCTTTAATGACCGAAGCTAAATACAGAAGGCTCTGCTTGTCAGCTAAATACCCACTTTATGCGCTGATCTATATGGCATTGGGGTTTGACTTTAAGCTATCCTTAAGTGTTTATTATGAAAAGTATTTAAGAAGATGA
- a CDS encoding glycosyltransferase, producing MSDLSKNIRILQLPSWYLPEGGQFCKDQAIFLKKRGVEVHILANVMLPWKKYKLKALTAPWKSFESVEDGILTYRYYYRRLPKQNKANLVRWCQRTVKLFDEYVEKYGKPDLIHVHSCTWGGYAAYLIKEKYNIPYVITEHRGIFGMRSSLAKESFLPGYTPFLEKGFSNSSYIIPVSEQQIPKIKEFLATEVPIKVISNILDTAFFHYLSREPKENFTFVTVNGFYEVKGYDILLPAFDLVCEKVKNVSLRMVGENFEQKAFQEILSRCRNKDKIVFTGWLEPDGVLDELKGADAFVMSSRVEAQPIAILEAISTGLPVVCTEVVPEAVVSSNEGYRVPVEDVNALASAMLEMIANRDRFNAKAISAHAASLAGPDVVTENLISIYEKILS from the coding sequence ATGAGTGATTTATCCAAAAATATAAGAATCTTGCAGCTCCCTTCCTGGTACCTTCCGGAGGGAGGACAGTTCTGCAAGGATCAGGCAATTTTTCTCAAAAAGAGAGGTGTTGAGGTTCATATTCTGGCTAACGTAATGTTGCCCTGGAAAAAGTATAAGCTAAAAGCACTGACAGCTCCCTGGAAATCATTTGAGTCGGTAGAAGATGGAATACTTACTTACCGCTATTATTACCGCAGATTGCCTAAACAGAATAAAGCAAACCTTGTCAGATGGTGCCAACGTACCGTTAAATTGTTCGATGAATACGTTGAAAAATATGGTAAACCAGATTTGATTCATGTGCATAGTTGTACCTGGGGTGGTTACGCCGCTTACCTAATTAAGGAAAAATACAATATCCCTTATGTAATTACCGAGCATCGTGGCATTTTTGGGATGCGTTCTTCTCTGGCCAAAGAATCTTTTTTACCCGGCTATACTCCGTTTTTGGAAAAGGGATTCTCCAATTCATCGTATATCATTCCTGTTTCCGAACAGCAGATTCCCAAGATTAAGGAGTTTCTTGCAACAGAGGTTCCCATCAAAGTGATATCCAATATTCTGGATACAGCCTTTTTTCATTACTTGTCTCGTGAGCCGAAAGAAAACTTCACTTTTGTCACTGTGAATGGATTTTATGAAGTGAAGGGATATGATATTCTTCTTCCTGCATTTGATTTGGTTTGTGAGAAGGTGAAGAACGTCAGCCTGCGTATGGTAGGCGAGAACTTTGAGCAGAAAGCCTTTCAGGAGATCTTATCTCGTTGCAGAAACAAAGATAAAATAGTTTTTACCGGTTGGCTTGAACCGGATGGTGTGCTTGATGAGTTGAAAGGAGCCGATGCTTTTGTGATGTCCAGCAGGGTAGAAGCACAACCCATTGCGATACTTGAGGCTATAAGCACAGGACTGCCGGTTGTATGTACCGAAGTGGTACCCGAAGCGGTGGTTTCATCCAATGAAGGATATCGTGTGCCGGTTGAGGATGTCAATGCTTTGGCCAGTGCCATGCTGGAAATGATTGCCAATCGTGACCGGTTCAATGCAAAAGCAATCTCTGCTCATGCAGCTTCATTGGCTGGTCCGGATGTAGTAACGGAGAATCTTATTTCCATTTATGAAAAAATACTCAGCTAA
- a CDS encoding GNAT family N-acetyltransferase, translating into MTAKEQYRELCKEENNIPLFCQDWWMDAVCFNEWDVFLADEKGEIVGALPYHQRKKMGFNCVLQPQLTQYNGIWIKRKQFATDHERLSYEKRIFNKLIEQLEQLGLSFYQQCFHMIITNWLPFYWQGYKQTTRYTYLISNIDNPEKVFSRFSPAKQRQIRKCENQLHLSLDMRPDEFYSHHKQSLKERGEEISYSYELFLRIYKATQSNNAGQLFAIKDDNGEVHACLFVVWDKASAYTLLYSISPQYASSGASTLVIWEAIRFLVHKTRCFDFEGSMVEGIENSYRQFGTTQKPYFLIEKYYSVLFKLLFSIHKRLS; encoded by the coding sequence ATGACTGCCAAAGAACAATACAGAGAGCTATGCAAGGAGGAAAATAACATTCCTCTTTTCTGCCAGGACTGGTGGATGGATGCTGTATGTTTTAATGAATGGGACGTTTTTCTGGCCGATGAAAAGGGGGAAATTGTTGGGGCTTTACCATATCATCAGAGAAAGAAGATGGGATTTAATTGTGTTCTTCAACCTCAACTGACTCAATATAACGGGATATGGATTAAGCGGAAACAGTTTGCCACGGACCATGAACGTTTATCCTATGAAAAGAGAATTTTCAATAAACTGATTGAGCAACTGGAACAGTTAGGCTTATCCTTTTACCAGCAGTGCTTTCACATGATCATTACCAACTGGCTCCCGTTTTATTGGCAAGGATACAAACAAACCACACGATATACATACCTGATTAGTAACATAGACAATCCGGAAAAGGTGTTCAGCCGGTTTAGCCCTGCCAAGCAAAGGCAAATAAGGAAATGCGAAAACCAACTGCATCTGTCTCTTGACATGAGGCCCGACGAGTTCTACAGCCACCATAAACAATCATTAAAAGAGCGTGGTGAGGAGATCAGTTATTCCTATGAACTCTTTCTACGTATCTATAAAGCCACTCAAAGCAACAATGCCGGGCAGCTATTTGCCATTAAGGATGATAATGGTGAAGTACATGCATGCCTGTTCGTAGTATGGGACAAGGCTTCCGCTTATACCTTGTTATACTCCATATCTCCCCAATATGCCTCTTCAGGAGCATCTACGCTAGTGATATGGGAAGCCATCAGGTTCCTGGTTCACAAGACTCGCTGTTTCGACTTTGAGGGAAGTATGGTGGAAGGGATAGAGAACTCGTACCGACAGTTTGGTACGACACAGAAGCCCTATTTCCTGATTGAGAAATACTATTCGGTATTATTTAAGCTTCTTTTCTCTATTCATAAGAGGCTTAGCTGA
- a CDS encoding M20 family metallo-hydrolase — protein sequence MNTDYLLSEAVGLLKSLISISSFSREEETAADYLQNYIESIGIETRRKGNNVICVSPMFNLKKPTILLNSHIDTVKPVNGWRKDPFSPTEENGKLYGLGSNDAGASLVSLFQVYQELSKTEQSYNLIFLASCEEEVSGKEGIESVLSELPPITFGIVGEPTEMHPAIAEKGLMVLDVTSIGKAGHAARNEGINAIYKALDDINWFKDFRFEKESSLLGPVKMSVTQINAGTQHNVIPDRCSFVVDIRSNELYSNEEIFAAIKKNVKSEVKARSFRLNSSRIAEDHPFIKRAVKMGRNTFGSPTLSDQALMPFPSVKIGPGKSSRSHTADEYIMISEIEEAIEIYLKLLDGLTI from the coding sequence ATGAATACAGATTATCTTTTATCTGAAGCAGTGGGCTTGCTAAAATCACTGATAAGTATCTCTTCTTTCAGCAGAGAAGAGGAAACAGCCGCTGATTATCTTCAGAATTACATAGAATCCATCGGAATTGAGACACGCAGAAAGGGGAATAATGTTATTTGTGTGTCTCCAATGTTCAATCTTAAAAAGCCGACAATCTTGCTAAATTCGCATATTGATACGGTGAAACCGGTGAACGGATGGCGAAAAGATCCCTTTTCACCGACTGAGGAGAACGGAAAGTTATACGGATTAGGCAGCAATGATGCAGGAGCAAGTCTGGTTTCACTCTTTCAGGTGTATCAGGAACTGTCTAAAACGGAACAAAGCTACAACCTGATTTTTCTGGCTTCCTGTGAAGAGGAGGTTTCCGGAAAAGAGGGAATAGAAAGTGTTCTTTCCGAACTTCCGCCTATCACATTCGGCATAGTGGGAGAACCTACGGAAATGCACCCCGCAATTGCCGAGAAGGGATTAATGGTGCTGGATGTAACAAGTATTGGCAAAGCCGGACATGCAGCCCGCAACGAAGGAATAAATGCTATATACAAGGCATTGGATGATATCAACTGGTTCAAAGACTTCAGATTTGAGAAAGAATCGTCTCTGCTGGGTCCGGTAAAGATGAGTGTTACTCAGATAAATGCCGGCACACAACACAATGTGATTCCCGACAGATGCTCTTTTGTGGTAGATATTCGCAGCAACGAGCTTTATTCCAATGAAGAGATCTTTGCTGCCATTAAAAAGAATGTAAAAAGTGAGGTGAAAGCACGTTCCTTCCGTCTGAATTCATCACGGATAGCAGAAGATCATCCTTTCATTAAACGTGCCGTTAAAATGGGAAGAAATACTTTCGGATCACCCACTCTTTCAGATCAGGCACTGATGCCTTTCCCAAGCGTAAAGATTGGGCCAGGTAAATCATCGCGCTCGCATACTGCCGACGAATATATTATGATAAGTGAGATAGAAGAAGCCATTGAAATCTATCTGAAATTACTCGACGGACTCACAATCTAA